The following proteins come from a genomic window of Novosphingobium aromaticivorans DSM 12444:
- the addB gene encoding double-strand break repair protein AddB, producing MDDARARPRVWSIAAHRGFADALVAGLVPRYREDRFGLARLTLLLPSQRAVRTVTEAFVRASGAGLLLPRMTVVGDLDLDETLGPLLDPIGAGVDMPEAVDPVWRLLRIAGILRDELGEDAPGEAALLRQARGIAQGIDRLLVEGVQPERMLDEAVIGIAAELSEHWQESTRLFARVFFRWRAELEAIGKVDAPERRNRLLDHAARSWRERPPAHPVIAAGVTSASPVVARLLRTVADMPEGGVVLPDLDLALDPEVWDALGSAGGPDGGLFERGDVVTHPQYHLKLLLNRMGIARDEVQPWHRAGLAAAPPERSRAISNLFLPPEASAAWVSLEARERRLAGVRVMETAHPEEEAQAIAVLVREALKEPERRVAVITPDRSLAARIVAHLGRWNIGADDTAGRPLPQTAAGRLLLQLAEVVAERAAPVPLLALLGHPLVQGGEGRPVWLERVRQLDLVLRGPRPGPGLPAIRQAVDKTAKRFPALPDWWSGVEDLLFPLVPLEGAVPLDMALVALVEAGEALCGTALWAQADGRSLAAFVERWRDAAGDAPAMVDVAELPSLLRDAMEEISVRPPWGGHPRLAIYGLLEARMSRADLVICGGLTEGTWPGSPAPDPLLAPAILRALGIPGAEFRIGLSAHDLAAALGAPEVVLSHARRDASGPVIPSRFLLRIHAMLGDQLRIEERAVELARALADADRIAPHPQPRPMPSAEQRRVPIAVTALDRLRGDPYQFYASAILGLRSLDPIDADPTPAWKGTAVHDVLKAWHESGGVPGQLVPLAERMFDEMSAHPFMRTMWKPRLVDALHWIEEETDRLAGEGREVLAVERKGEIVVDGIRIHGRADRIDRLPDGTLAVVDYKTGKPPSGKMVAEGFALQLGLIGLIARGGGMDGVAGEPTAFEYWSLGRNKERGFGYMKSPVKETARQTGIPREEFLDRTEDYLHEAIARWLLGSEPFTARLNPDLPGYSDYDQLMRLDEWQGRERKGGGGEP from the coding sequence ATGGACGACGCCCGCGCCCGCCCGCGCGTCTGGTCGATCGCGGCGCATCGCGGCTTTGCCGACGCGCTCGTCGCGGGTCTCGTCCCGCGTTATCGCGAGGATCGCTTCGGCCTCGCCCGGCTGACGCTTCTGCTGCCCAGCCAACGTGCCGTGCGCACGGTGACCGAGGCATTCGTGCGTGCCAGCGGGGCTGGCCTGCTGCTGCCGCGCATGACCGTCGTCGGCGACCTCGATCTTGACGAGACGCTGGGGCCGCTGCTCGATCCCATAGGGGCGGGCGTGGACATGCCCGAGGCTGTCGACCCGGTTTGGCGGCTCCTGCGCATAGCGGGCATCCTGCGCGACGAACTGGGCGAGGACGCGCCGGGCGAGGCGGCGCTGCTGCGGCAGGCGCGCGGGATCGCGCAAGGGATCGACCGCCTGCTCGTCGAGGGCGTGCAGCCCGAACGCATGCTCGACGAGGCGGTGATCGGGATTGCCGCCGAGCTTTCGGAGCATTGGCAGGAAAGCACCCGTCTGTTTGCGCGGGTGTTCTTCCGCTGGCGCGCGGAGCTGGAAGCGATTGGCAAGGTCGATGCGCCAGAGCGGCGCAACCGCCTGCTCGACCACGCCGCGCGAAGCTGGCGCGAGAGGCCGCCGGCGCATCCGGTCATCGCGGCCGGCGTGACTTCCGCCTCGCCAGTGGTGGCAAGGCTGTTGCGCACGGTTGCCGACATGCCCGAAGGAGGCGTCGTCCTCCCCGATCTCGACCTCGCGCTCGACCCGGAGGTCTGGGACGCGCTGGGGAGCGCGGGTGGGCCTGACGGGGGCCTGTTCGAGCGTGGCGACGTGGTGACGCACCCGCAGTACCACCTGAAGCTCCTGCTCAACCGGATGGGCATCGCACGCGACGAAGTGCAGCCCTGGCACCGCGCTGGTCTTGCCGCCGCCCCGCCCGAACGAAGCCGCGCGATCTCCAATCTCTTCCTGCCGCCGGAAGCCAGCGCCGCCTGGGTCTCGCTTGAGGCGCGCGAGCGCCGTCTGGCCGGCGTCAGGGTCATGGAAACCGCGCATCCGGAAGAGGAAGCGCAGGCCATCGCCGTCCTTGTCCGCGAGGCGCTGAAAGAACCGGAGCGCCGCGTTGCGGTGATAACCCCCGACCGCAGCCTTGCCGCGCGCATCGTGGCGCATCTTGGCCGGTGGAACATCGGCGCCGACGACACCGCCGGCCGTCCTCTGCCGCAGACGGCGGCGGGAAGGCTGCTGCTGCAATTGGCCGAGGTCGTGGCCGAACGCGCGGCACCGGTGCCGCTGCTCGCGCTGCTCGGCCACCCGCTCGTGCAGGGCGGGGAAGGGCGTCCGGTGTGGCTGGAGCGCGTGCGCCAGCTCGATCTGGTCCTGCGCGGGCCGCGCCCTGGTCCGGGCCTGCCGGCAATCCGGCAGGCGGTGGATAAAACGGCGAAACGCTTCCCGGCGCTGCCCGACTGGTGGTCGGGCGTCGAGGACCTGCTTTTCCCGCTCGTCCCGCTCGAAGGCGCGGTCCCTCTCGACATGGCCCTCGTCGCGCTGGTCGAGGCAGGCGAGGCGCTTTGCGGAACTGCCCTGTGGGCGCAGGCAGACGGGCGCAGCCTTGCCGCCTTCGTCGAACGCTGGCGCGATGCAGCAGGCGATGCGCCGGCCATGGTCGATGTCGCGGAACTGCCCTCGTTGCTGCGCGATGCGATGGAGGAGATCTCTGTCCGCCCACCTTGGGGCGGCCACCCGCGCCTCGCGATCTACGGCCTGCTCGAAGCGCGAATGAGCCGTGCGGACCTCGTCATCTGCGGTGGGCTGACCGAAGGCACCTGGCCGGGCAGCCCCGCGCCCGATCCGTTGCTGGCCCCGGCGATCCTGCGCGCGCTCGGCATTCCCGGCGCGGAGTTCCGCATCGGCCTGTCGGCTCATGACCTTGCCGCTGCACTGGGCGCACCCGAAGTGGTCCTGAGCCACGCCCGGCGCGACGCGAGCGGCCCGGTGATCCCCTCTCGCTTCCTGCTGCGGATCCACGCGATGCTGGGCGACCAGTTGCGCATCGAGGAGCGCGCGGTGGAGCTTGCCAGGGCGCTTGCGGACGCTGACCGCATCGCCCCGCATCCGCAACCGCGCCCGATGCCTTCGGCAGAGCAGCGTCGCGTCCCCATAGCCGTCACCGCGCTCGATCGGCTGCGCGGCGATCCCTACCAGTTCTATGCCTCGGCGATCCTTGGCCTGAGGAGCCTCGATCCGATCGATGCCGATCCGACGCCCGCCTGGAAGGGCACGGCGGTCCATGACGTGCTCAAGGCATGGCACGAGTCCGGCGGCGTCCCGGGCCAGCTCGTTCCACTGGCCGAGCGCATGTTCGACGAGATGAGCGCGCACCCGTTCATGCGCACCATGTGGAAGCCGCGCCTTGTGGACGCGCTGCACTGGATCGAGGAGGAGACGGATCGGCTTGCCGGGGAAGGCCGCGAAGTCCTCGCCGTGGAACGCAAGGGCGAGATCGTGGTCGACGGCATCCGCATCCACGGTCGCGCGGACCGTATCGACCGGCTGCCCGACGGTACGCTCGCGGTGGTCGACTACAAGACGGGAAAACCGCCTTCGGGCAAGATGGTGGCCGAGGGCTTCGCCTTGCAGCTCGGCCTGATCGGCCTGATCGCACGCGGCGGCGGCATGGACGGTGTGGCGGGAGAGCCCACGGCGTTCGAATACTGGTCGCTTGGCCGCAACAAGGAACGCGGCTTCGGCTACATGAAGTCTCCGGTGAAGGAGACGGCGCGCCAGACCGGCATCCCGAGGGAAGAGTTTCTCGACCGCACGGAGGACTACCTGCACGAAGCCATAGCGCGCTGGTTGCTTGGATCGGAACCCTTCACCGCAAGGCTCAATCCCGACCTTCCGGGCTATTCTGACTACGACCAGCTCATGCGCCTCGATGAATGGCAGGGCCGTGAGCGCAAGGGAGGCGGCGGCGAGCCATGA
- a CDS encoding nucleotidyltransferase family protein: MSKALASDVAMVLSAGLGKRMRPLTATRPKPLVHVAGKPLIDHSLDKLQEPGVARAVVNVHYLADAMEAYLAQRKDPQILISDEREELLETGGGMVKALPLIGTDPFFALNSDNIWLDGPRNVFQHLSDHWDAERMDALLLLVPHARAFNYRGKGDFHMDALGRISRRRSGRVAPFIYSGIQLVSHRLLRDAPEGAFGTMKLWERAIGEGRLFGVSHLGLWYEVGEPGMIAPTEAALRQD, encoded by the coding sequence ATGAGCAAGGCCCTTGCAAGCGATGTCGCGATGGTGCTGTCGGCGGGCCTGGGCAAGAGGATGCGGCCGTTGACGGCGACGCGCCCGAAGCCGCTGGTCCATGTGGCGGGCAAGCCCCTGATCGACCATTCTCTCGACAAGCTCCAGGAACCTGGCGTGGCGCGGGCGGTGGTCAACGTCCACTACCTTGCCGATGCGATGGAAGCCTATCTGGCGCAACGCAAGGACCCGCAGATCCTCATCTCGGACGAGCGGGAGGAGCTGCTCGAGACCGGCGGGGGCATGGTCAAGGCCTTGCCGCTGATCGGGACCGACCCGTTCTTTGCGCTTAACAGCGACAACATCTGGCTCGACGGTCCGCGCAACGTGTTCCAGCACCTGTCGGACCATTGGGACGCGGAACGGATGGACGCGCTGCTCCTGCTGGTTCCCCACGCCCGCGCGTTCAACTATCGCGGCAAGGGCGATTTTCACATGGATGCCCTCGGCCGCATCTCGCGGCGACGCAGCGGCCGTGTCGCCCCGTTCATCTATAGCGGTATCCAGCTCGTGTCCCACCGTCTCCTGCGCGATGCACCCGAGGGCGCCTTCGGCACGATGAAGCTGTGGGAGCGTGCGATAGGGGAAGGGCGCCTGTTCGGCGTGTCGCACCTCGGCCTGTGGTACGAGGTCGGCGAACCCGGCATGATCGCCCCGACCGAGGCGGCGTTGCGGCAGGACTGA
- a CDS encoding aminoglycoside phosphotransferase family protein, producing the protein MDLTIPPGAEAFLNKAGWTDATIEPLPGDASFRRYFRVRRSTGNAMLMHAPPPNEDPQPFIRSARWLDANGLRAPQILAEQAEDGFVLIEDFGDVRMREYLDAWPQDEDAVYRGAIDALLQLRRLPPGPFTGYSLAEYQREAKLFVDWYVPARNLYVDGREWTAAWEQVLAPLLPRQRPGVAVLRDYHAENIMLLGGLDKQGLLDFQDALVGHAAYDLVSLLQDARRDVSPELEARMLDYYLEQSGEGEDFLADYARLGAQRNAKIVGIFVRLWKRDGKARYLGYIPRVWALLERDLAHPALAPVAEWFDRNIPAELREARGGAFEA; encoded by the coding sequence ATGGACCTGACCATTCCTCCGGGCGCCGAGGCTTTCCTGAACAAGGCAGGCTGGACCGACGCGACGATCGAGCCTTTGCCGGGGGACGCTTCGTTCCGCCGCTATTTCCGCGTCCGCCGTTCCACTGGAAACGCCATGCTCATGCATGCGCCGCCGCCGAACGAGGACCCGCAGCCATTCATCCGCTCCGCCCGCTGGCTGGACGCCAACGGTCTGCGCGCTCCGCAGATCCTGGCTGAACAGGCCGAGGACGGCTTCGTCCTGATCGAGGATTTTGGCGACGTGCGGATGCGCGAATACCTCGACGCATGGCCGCAGGACGAGGATGCCGTCTATCGCGGCGCGATCGATGCGCTGCTGCAACTTCGGCGCCTGCCACCCGGCCCGTTCACCGGATATTCGCTGGCAGAATACCAGCGTGAGGCAAAGCTGTTCGTCGACTGGTACGTGCCCGCGCGCAACCTCTATGTCGACGGGCGGGAATGGACGGCGGCCTGGGAGCAGGTGCTTGCACCGCTGCTTCCGCGCCAGCGGCCCGGCGTGGCCGTGCTGCGCGATTACCACGCCGAGAACATCATGCTGCTTGGCGGGCTGGACAAGCAGGGCCTGCTTGATTTCCAGGATGCGCTGGTCGGCCATGCCGCATACGACCTCGTGTCTCTGTTGCAGGACGCGCGGCGCGATGTCTCGCCCGAACTCGAGGCCCGGATGCTCGACTACTACCTCGAGCAATCGGGCGAGGGCGAGGACTTCCTGGCGGATTATGCCCGGCTCGGCGCCCAGCGGAACGCCAAGATCGTGGGCATCTTCGTTCGCCTCTGGAAGCGCGACGGCAAGGCCCGGTATCTGGGCTATATCCCGCGCGTGTGGGCCCTGCTTGAGCGCGATCTGGCCCATCCGGCGCTGGCTCCCGTGGCCGAGTGGTTCGACCGGAACATCCCCGCGGAGCTTCGCGAGGCGCGCGGGGGCGCGTTCGAGGCATGA
- the tsaE gene encoding tRNA (adenosine(37)-N6)-threonylcarbamoyltransferase complex ATPase subunit type 1 TsaE, translated as MIVDLPDLASSEALARRIAAALRPGDVVALSGGLGAGKTTLARGIIAALGHEGEVPSPSFAIVELYDPPSVRLPLVHADFYRLDDPSEADEIGLDDYRQGAALLAEWPEHAGGFAHEPGCLSIMLESTEKGRRAIVSGGADWLERGAWT; from the coding sequence GTGATCGTCGACCTGCCGGACCTTGCCTCGTCGGAGGCGCTTGCGCGCAGGATCGCCGCGGCCTTGCGTCCGGGTGACGTGGTCGCCCTTTCCGGGGGGCTGGGCGCGGGGAAGACCACGCTGGCGCGGGGGATCATCGCCGCGCTCGGCCACGAGGGTGAGGTGCCCAGCCCGAGCTTCGCCATCGTTGAGCTTTACGATCCGCCGTCCGTGCGTCTGCCGCTGGTCCACGCGGATTTCTACCGGCTCGACGACCCGTCCGAAGCAGACGAGATCGGGCTCGACGATTATCGGCAGGGCGCGGCGCTGCTGGCGGAATGGCCCGAACATGCCGGCGGCTTCGCACATGAGCCGGGGTGCCTTTCCATCATGCTGGAATCCACGGAAAAGGGACGACGGGCCATTGTCTCGGGCGGCGCGGATTGGCTAGAGCGTGGGGCATGGACCTGA
- a CDS encoding sensor histidine kinase — MPLLNQTALVLIGLLLAAWTVGAGWLVLDARRRARRGEALQRQARRLARMVDESPALPLLVRADGRIEGPARLALWLGFEAMPGYLSELDAGDHGLDEVELARLGDAVRRAQKTGTPFRMALTPRGGSRSLCAQGHLADPQVSPGGAALVWFFDVSESEEELVALRAETRKAKSDFAGLSGLIEAAPLPMWFRGPDLRLRLVNSAYVAAVGAESADQVIAQGIELIEPVEGLSAAQVARQAHSRKVSIERSLLATIKGQRRAVRVTDLPLGDEGVAGYVVDIEEMEELIRQFRRFREAQREMLDTLSAGIAQFDEKRNLVFANQPFLRIFSVPQAWVVDTPPFDRVLDRMRDAGRLPEVRDFPEWRRERQGWFLAREPIEEPWHLSDGTHLRVVGQPMPDGGLLMIFEDRTEQLQLSATRDTLLRTRTATFDNLFESLAVFAPDGRLQLWNRRFAADWGLDEEFLATHPRADVLLSRIADQLKRPAQVGTVAQVIQGATLERKQRSGRLALADGRHLALAGVPLPDGNGLLTVLDITDSQKAEAALRERNAALVEADAVKTRFIANMSYEFRTPLTSIGGFAELLQSGIAGDLTEQQNEYVEAILTSVERLGEQIENVLDLSQSEAGTLPLAQEPVEIFPLLTDVVTERTERLAGAGITLDLRGDRSAGMVTGDARRLRRAFGQLIDNAIAATPEGGRILVEASRKKGGALQVVVSDNGRGMEPAVLARALDGLKVSADGKAVERRQGLGLPLVRQLVEAHGGNLELMSEPGLGTSAIVMLP; from the coding sequence ATGCCTCTGCTCAACCAGACCGCGCTGGTCCTGATCGGACTGCTGCTTGCCGCGTGGACGGTTGGCGCGGGCTGGCTCGTACTCGACGCACGGCGGCGCGCGCGGCGCGGCGAGGCGTTGCAACGGCAGGCGCGCAGGCTTGCGCGGATGGTGGACGAATCTCCCGCCCTGCCACTGCTGGTCCGCGCCGACGGGAGGATCGAAGGACCCGCGCGCCTGGCCCTGTGGCTCGGTTTCGAGGCGATGCCCGGCTATCTTTCAGAACTCGACGCCGGCGACCATGGCCTCGACGAAGTTGAGCTGGCCCGGCTTGGCGATGCGGTGCGACGGGCGCAGAAGACCGGCACGCCGTTCCGCATGGCGCTTACCCCAAGGGGCGGCTCGCGCAGTCTGTGCGCGCAGGGTCACCTGGCCGATCCGCAGGTCTCGCCGGGCGGGGCCGCGCTCGTCTGGTTCTTCGACGTTTCCGAAAGCGAGGAGGAACTGGTCGCGCTGCGGGCCGAGACGCGCAAGGCCAAGTCGGATTTCGCCGGGCTTTCGGGCCTGATCGAGGCCGCGCCCTTGCCGATGTGGTTCCGCGGCCCTGACTTGCGCCTGCGCCTGGTGAACAGCGCCTATGTCGCTGCCGTGGGCGCCGAGAGCGCGGACCAGGTGATCGCGCAGGGTATCGAACTGATCGAGCCGGTAGAGGGGCTGTCCGCCGCGCAGGTCGCCCGGCAAGCCCATTCGCGCAAGGTCTCCATCGAACGGTCCCTGCTGGCGACGATCAAGGGCCAGCGCCGCGCGGTGCGGGTGACCGACCTTCCGCTTGGCGACGAGGGGGTGGCCGGTTACGTCGTAGACATCGAGGAAATGGAGGAACTGATCCGCCAGTTCCGCCGGTTCCGCGAGGCGCAGCGCGAGATGCTGGATACGCTTTCCGCCGGGATCGCGCAGTTCGACGAGAAGCGGAACCTCGTTTTCGCCAACCAGCCATTCCTGCGCATCTTCTCGGTCCCGCAGGCGTGGGTGGTGGACACGCCGCCGTTCGACCGCGTGCTGGACCGGATGCGCGACGCGGGCCGCCTGCCTGAAGTGCGCGACTTTCCGGAATGGCGCCGCGAGCGGCAGGGATGGTTCCTTGCCCGCGAGCCGATCGAGGAGCCCTGGCACCTTTCGGACGGTACGCACCTGCGCGTCGTCGGCCAGCCCATGCCGGACGGCGGGTTGCTGATGATCTTCGAGGACCGCACCGAGCAGCTCCAGCTTTCGGCAACTCGCGACACGCTGCTGCGCACGCGTACGGCCACTTTCGACAACCTGTTCGAATCGCTCGCCGTATTCGCGCCAGACGGCCGGTTGCAGCTCTGGAACCGCCGGTTTGCGGCTGACTGGGGGCTCGACGAGGAGTTCCTGGCAACGCATCCCCGTGCCGACGTCCTGCTCAGCCGCATTGCCGACCAGCTCAAACGGCCCGCGCAAGTTGGCACGGTGGCGCAGGTCATCCAGGGGGCGACGCTGGAGCGCAAGCAGCGCAGTGGCAGGTTGGCGCTGGCTGACGGGCGGCATCTGGCGCTGGCCGGCGTGCCATTGCCGGATGGAAACGGCCTGCTGACCGTGCTCGACATCACCGACAGCCAGAAGGCCGAGGCGGCGCTGCGCGAACGGAACGCCGCGCTGGTCGAGGCGGACGCGGTCAAGACGCGCTTCATCGCCAACATGAGCTATGAATTCCGGACGCCGCTGACGTCCATCGGCGGCTTTGCGGAACTGCTTCAGAGCGGCATCGCCGGCGATCTGACCGAGCAGCAGAACGAATACGTCGAGGCGATTCTCACGTCGGTAGAGCGCCTGGGCGAGCAGATCGAGAACGTGCTGGACCTCTCGCAGAGCGAGGCCGGAACGCTGCCGCTGGCGCAGGAACCGGTGGAGATTTTCCCGCTCCTGACCGATGTGGTGACCGAACGCACCGAGCGCCTTGCCGGTGCCGGCATCACGCTCGATCTGAGGGGCGACAGGTCCGCAGGCATGGTAACGGGCGATGCGCGGCGGCTGCGGCGCGCTTTCGGCCAGCTCATCGACAATGCGATTGCGGCAACGCCCGAGGGCGGGCGCATCCTGGTCGAGGCGTCGCGCAAGAAGGGCGGAGCGCTCCAGGTCGTCGTTTCGGACAACGGGCGCGGGATGGAGCCGGCCGTGCTGGCGCGGGCGCTCGACGGCCTGAAGGTCAGCGCGGATGGCAAGGCGGTCGAACGGCGGCAGGGATTGGGGCTTCCGCTGGTCCGCCAACTGGTCGAGGCGCACGGCGGAAACCTGGAGCTGATGTCCGAGCCGGGGCTGGGCACGAGCGCGATCGTGATGCTGCCGTGA
- the ahcY gene encoding adenosylhomocysteinase, producing MASVLDAQNDYVVADIGLADFGRAEIRIAETEMPGLMALREEFGASQPLKGARITGSLHMTIQTAVLIETLVALGAEVRWATCNIFSTQDHAAAAIAAAGIPVFAVKGESLAEYWDYVGSIFDWGDQTANMILDDGGDATMFALWGARVEAGEPLFEPSNAEEIEFVRALKEFLKRKPGYLTMSVAHIKGVSEETTTGVHRLYQIAKDGKLPFPAINVNDSVTKSKFDNLYGCKESLVDAIRRATDVMLAGKVACVAGFGDVGKGSAASLRQGGARVMVTEIDPICALQAAMEGYEVVTMEEAVQRCDIFVTATGNEDVITAEHMKAMKPMSIVCNIGHFDSEIQISALNNYKWTEIKPGTDLVEFPDGKQIIILAKGRLVNLGCATGHPSFVMSSSFTNQVLAQIELFTKNAEYKNEVYVLPKHLDEKVAALHLEKLGVKLTKLSKKQADYIGVSQEGPFKPDHYRY from the coding sequence GTGGCCAGCGTGCTTGACGCCCAGAACGATTATGTTGTCGCCGACATCGGCCTTGCCGACTTCGGCCGCGCTGAAATCCGCATTGCGGAAACGGAAATGCCGGGCCTGATGGCCCTGCGCGAGGAGTTCGGCGCTTCGCAGCCGCTCAAGGGCGCGCGCATCACCGGCTCGCTGCACATGACCATCCAGACCGCCGTGCTGATCGAGACCCTGGTCGCGCTGGGCGCCGAAGTGCGCTGGGCCACGTGCAACATCTTCTCCACGCAGGACCACGCCGCTGCCGCGATCGCCGCCGCCGGCATTCCGGTCTTCGCGGTGAAGGGCGAAAGCCTTGCCGAATACTGGGACTACGTCGGCTCGATCTTCGACTGGGGCGACCAGACCGCCAACATGATCCTCGACGATGGCGGCGACGCCACGATGTTCGCCCTGTGGGGCGCGCGCGTCGAAGCCGGCGAGCCGCTGTTCGAACCCTCGAACGCCGAGGAAATCGAATTCGTCCGCGCGCTCAAGGAATTCCTCAAGCGCAAGCCGGGCTACCTCACCATGTCCGTCGCCCACATCAAGGGCGTTTCGGAAGAGACCACCACCGGCGTTCACCGCCTCTACCAGATCGCCAAGGACGGCAAGCTGCCGTTCCCAGCGATCAACGTGAACGACAGCGTTACCAAGTCGAAGTTCGACAACCTCTATGGCTGCAAGGAATCACTGGTCGACGCGATCCGCCGCGCCACTGACGTGATGCTGGCCGGCAAGGTCGCATGCGTTGCCGGCTTCGGTGACGTGGGCAAGGGTTCGGCCGCATCGCTGCGCCAGGGCGGCGCGCGCGTGATGGTGACCGAGATCGATCCGATCTGCGCGCTCCAGGCCGCGATGGAAGGCTATGAAGTCGTCACGATGGAAGAAGCCGTCCAGCGCTGCGACATCTTCGTCACCGCCACCGGCAACGAAGACGTCATCACCGCCGAGCACATGAAGGCGATGAAGCCGATGAGCATCGTCTGCAACATCGGCCACTTCGACAGCGAGATCCAGATCTCGGCGCTGAACAACTACAAGTGGACCGAGATCAAGCCGGGCACTGACCTGGTCGAGTTCCCCGACGGCAAGCAGATCATCATCCTTGCCAAGGGACGTCTGGTGAACCTGGGCTGCGCCACCGGCCACCCGAGCTTCGTGATGTCCTCGTCGTTCACCAACCAGGTGCTGGCTCAGATCGAGCTGTTCACCAAGAACGCCGAATACAAGAACGAAGTCTACGTCCTGCCCAAGCACCTCGACGAAAAGGTCGCGGCGCTGCATCTCGAGAAGCTTGGCGTCAAGTTGACCAAGCTGAGCAAGAAGCAGGCGGACTATATCGGCGTTTCGCAGGAAGGTCCGTTCAAGCCGGATCACTACCGCTACTGA
- a CDS encoding peroxiredoxin has protein sequence MTIAVGDKLPDVKIVKATAEGPEAVQSAEYFKGKKVALFSVPGAFTPTCSAKHLPGYVEKAADLKAKGIDEVACTAVNDPFVMKAWGAANGSSDVTMLADGNGDLAEALGLTMDGSGFGLGKRGQRFSMVVNDGVVEQLFVEAPGDFKVSSAEHMLENL, from the coding sequence ATGACAATCGCTGTTGGTGACAAGCTGCCCGACGTGAAGATCGTCAAGGCAACTGCCGAAGGTCCGGAAGCGGTCCAGTCGGCCGAATACTTCAAGGGCAAGAAGGTCGCCCTGTTCTCCGTCCCCGGCGCGTTCACCCCGACCTGCTCGGCCAAGCACCTGCCGGGCTACGTCGAGAAGGCCGCGGATCTCAAGGCCAAGGGCATCGACGAAGTGGCGTGCACCGCCGTCAACGACCCGTTCGTGATGAAGGCTTGGGGCGCCGCCAACGGCTCGTCCGATGTGACCATGCTGGCCGACGGCAACGGCGACCTCGCCGAAGCGCTCGGCCTTACGATGGACGGCTCGGGATTCGGCCTCGGCAAGCGCGGCCAGCGCTTCTCGATGGTCGTGAACGATGGCGTCGTCGAGCAGCTCTTCGTCGAAGCTCCGGGCGACTTCAAGGTCAGCTCGGCCGAGCACATGCTCGAAAACCTCTGA
- a CDS encoding TorF family putative porin: MTGIGSRTVCARGALVVLGVMAAAPSVHAQSVDAGVEASTDEVRRGLSWSDGEISASADALVGFGGFDASARVSMLRKSDRHANADVVADLALGRDWDLSGFTVRTEAIGHVFGGADASMDYVELGLGARYSIGPLQVGAGAFYAPSQDAIGGDNLYLRASANFGVPALPVSLSASVGHTTGDTKDARSARLRPLGDYTDWKLGVEYNQFPFTIGVDYAGTDVDTSRVPLSPYADLKHAGDRVVGRVRLSF, from the coding sequence ATGACCGGGATCGGTTCGAGGACGGTATGTGCGCGCGGCGCGCTGGTGGTTCTGGGCGTGATGGCGGCTGCGCCGTCGGTTCACGCGCAGTCGGTCGATGCCGGAGTTGAGGCCTCGACCGACGAAGTGCGGCGAGGCCTGAGCTGGAGCGACGGCGAGATTTCGGCCTCGGCCGATGCCCTCGTTGGCTTCGGCGGTTTCGACGCGTCGGCCCGCGTATCGATGCTGCGCAAGTCGGACCGCCATGCCAATGCGGACGTCGTGGCCGACCTCGCCCTGGGCCGGGACTGGGACCTGAGCGGCTTTACCGTGCGGACCGAGGCCATCGGCCACGTTTTCGGCGGCGCCGACGCCAGCATGGATTATGTCGAGCTTGGCCTCGGTGCCCGGTACTCCATCGGACCGTTGCAGGTCGGGGCAGGGGCCTTCTACGCGCCCAGCCAGGACGCCATAGGCGGCGACAATCTCTACCTCAGGGCCAGTGCGAACTTCGGGGTGCCGGCGCTGCCGGTCAGCCTTTCTGCCTCGGTCGGCCATACCACGGGCGACACGAAGGACGCCCGGTCTGCGCGGCTACGGCCACTGGGTGATTATACGGACTGGAAGCTGGGGGTCGAATACAACCAGTTCCCGTTCACGATCGGCGTGGATTATGCGGGAACCGACGTCGACACGTCGCGGGTGCCACTGTCGCCATATGCCGACCTCAAGCATGCGGGCGACCGCGTGGTCGGCAGGGTCAGGCTTTCATTCTGA
- the folE gene encoding GTP cyclohydrolase I FolE: protein MSSLVGPDEDDDLARGKVPVPQDVQDAIRTLIRWSGDDPEREGLLDTPKRVARAWKEYCQGYGEDPAVHLSRQFEEVGGYDEIVLLKDIPFQSHCEHHMAPIIGKAAIAYLPRDKVVGISKLARVLHGFARRLQIQERLTAEVAQCIWDNLRPHGVAVVIEAQHACMTARGVRTPGVGMVTSRLMGTFLDDNRSRKEVLSLMGY from the coding sequence ATGAGCAGTCTGGTTGGGCCCGACGAGGACGATGATCTGGCCCGGGGCAAGGTGCCCGTGCCCCAGGACGTGCAGGACGCGATCCGCACGCTGATCCGCTGGTCCGGCGACGATCCGGAGCGTGAAGGCCTGCTCGACACGCCCAAGCGCGTGGCGCGGGCGTGGAAGGAATACTGCCAGGGCTATGGCGAGGACCCGGCGGTCCATCTTTCGCGCCAGTTCGAGGAAGTGGGCGGCTACGACGAGATCGTGCTGCTGAAGGACATTCCGTTCCAGTCGCACTGCGAACACCACATGGCGCCGATCATCGGCAAGGCGGCGATTGCCTATCTGCCGCGCGACAAGGTGGTCGGCATCTCGAAGCTGGCGCGGGTGCTGCATGGCTTTGCGCGTCGCCTGCAGATTCAGGAACGGCTTACGGCAGAGGTCGCCCAGTGCATCTGGGACAACCTGCGGCCGCATGGCGTTGCGGTGGTAATCGAGGCACAGCACGCGTGCATGACCGCGCGCGGTGTGCGGACGCCCGGCGTCGGCATGGTGACGAGCCGCCTGATGGGCACGTTCCTCGACGACAACCGCAGCCGCAAGGAAGTGCTGAGCTTGATGGGCTATTGA